TCGTCCCAGGCCGGCGCCCGTCAGGTGCACATCATCGAGGAGCCCATGGCCGCCGCCATCGGCTCCGGTCTGCCGGTCCACGAGGCCACCGGCAACATGGTGGTGGACATCGGCGGCGGCACCACCGAGGTCGCGGTCATCTCGCTCGGCGGAATCGTCACGGCACAGTCCATCCGGGTCGCCGGCGACGAGCTGGACAACGCGATCATCCAGCACATCAAGAAGGAGTACTCGCTCCTCCTCGGTGAGCGGACGGCCGAACAGATCAAGATCACGATCGGTTCCGCGTACGACCTCGACAATGACGAACACACCGAAATCCGCGGCCGGGACCTGGTCTCCGGCCTTCCGAAGACCGTCGTGATCTCGGCGGCCGAAGTCCGCAAGGCGATCGAGGAGCCGGTCAACTCGATCGTGGACGCCGTCAAGACCACCCTCGACAAGTGCCCGCCGGAGCTGTCCGGCGACGTCATGGACCGCGGGATCGTGCTCACCGGCGGCGGCGCCCTGCTGCGCGGCCTCGACGAGCGGCTGCGGCGCGAGACGGGCATGCCGATCCACATCGCCGAGGACCCGCTGGACAGCGTGGCCCTCGGGGCCGGCAAGTGCGTGGAGGAGTTCGAGGCGCTCCAGCAGGTGCTGGACGCCCAGCCGCGCAGATGACGTAACTCTTCGATTCCGCCGTACGAGATGATCCCTTCTCGTACGGCGGATCGTTGATATTGAGGCA
This sequence is a window from Streptomyces ortus. Protein-coding genes within it:
- a CDS encoding rod shape-determining protein: MSFIGRDMAVDLGTANTLVYVRGRGIVLNEPSVVAINTNTGGILAVGAEAKKMIGRTPGNIVAVRPLKDGVIADFEITERMLRYFILKIHKRRYLARPRVVVCVPSGITGVERRAVIEASSQAGARQVHIIEEPMAAAIGSGLPVHEATGNMVVDIGGGTTEVAVISLGGIVTAQSIRVAGDELDNAIIQHIKKEYSLLLGERTAEQIKITIGSAYDLDNDEHTEIRGRDLVSGLPKTVVISAAEVRKAIEEPVNSIVDAVKTTLDKCPPELSGDVMDRGIVLTGGGALLRGLDERLRRETGMPIHIAEDPLDSVALGAGKCVEEFEALQQVLDAQPRR